The Carassius auratus strain Wakin unplaced genomic scaffold, ASM336829v1 scaf_tig00215412, whole genome shotgun sequence genomic sequence CGAAGTAATCCTTAGAGTATATCCTTGGAGAGAAGataaagaggagttagtccttatagttAGCGGCAGATTAATGATCTTGTCGCGAAACGTGACCGGACAATGGCTGGGTGCGTGTGGCTTTTATAGTGCTGTGATGGCTGGCaggtgatgaggatcaggtggtgatggttagaattcaggtgagggtgtgcgccgtgattgtgtggaggtggaacctggcgtgttttgTAACAATAAcattccaagttttttttttatattttcacatgaATTTCGCAacttttcagaaaaatattttttcttggcaGCTTTTAGAACTTTgctaaatttgttttatattttttataatatgcaatatttaacGGTGTGGGGCTAAtgagatattttttatataacttatttttagGAATGGAGATTTTCTTAATGCAGGTGTAAACCATGGCTTagaaatattcctgtttttacttcTGCTTTGTACcaatggaaaacattttttaaacaaagatgaaaatatattcataaatgtcTGATAAGCTGTTTCGGCATCCTGATGTCCGAAGAACCTGATTCCATGATATCTCGGCCAGTGAACTTTTAAAAGATTCAACAGATTTAGAAGTCTACGATGTTTCATACTATAGGTTAACTTTTTTTTGCTGAGAATTTTGTAAAAAACAGCGATACAGGAAGATGGTCTGAAATATCAGTAAGCATTACACCTGATGTGATTGAATCTACAAAATGATTAGTTAGTATATTGTCAATTAAGGTTGCCGATGAACATGTTATCCTTGTTGGTTTATCAATAAGTGGATAGAAATAATGAGAATAAATTGAACTCAGTAGAGGAATTTGATTCATGTTTCAAAAGatcaatgttgaaatctccaagaaGAATGCAAGTCCTATTCTTAACACTTATAATCTCTGGCATAGAGGACAAAGCctcatttaaaatgtcaatatCATTATCAGGTGGTCGATAAATGCAACCAATAATTACAGTTTGACCCCCAAAACACCCACATTTTGGAATTTCTATAAAAACTGCCTCTACATCAgtttcagaaaaatgaatactCAGATCTTTCCTTTCAAAGAATTCAAAAATCGTCATGAATAAACGTCACTTATACTTTAATGAATTTATTCCTAGAATTAAGCAAGACACAGGAATCTGCTCAGAGAAAGAAGTGAAATTAACAGGAATGCGCAGAAAAGGCTGTAGATCTAGTTCAGAGCAGATGTGTGTGAGTCAGATGAGTCAGTGCGGTTAACAATATTCAGCTCTCACACCTCATCGCTGTTGTGTCATGTTAGTGGTAATGGTTAGATTTACACTTTTCATAAGAAACACAGAAGGAGCAGAGCTCAACACAACACTAACATCAGTCAGCGCTCTGCTCTTGGAGGAAAAGTTTGACCTGTTGAGGTGGAAACAACTAAACTGAGCTGATCTCAGTTCTCCATTACGACTAGCATACTGTTACTAGCAACTTTAGCAGCATTTCAACACTCAGTCTGTCAGTTCAGAGGAAGTGAACAAACACAGGAAGAGCTGATAGTGTTTTAAGAAAGAGTTGAGATCATATACTGAAGAGAaagactgagagacagagagaatgtCTGATAATAATCATCTGTGTCTGCTGGGActgatctttctctcttcacttctcacAGGTGAACACACTTCTACACGCTCTTTAAACTCCTGTGAAAGAGTTCAGTCTACATCTGCAtacaattacatttcatttattaatatataacagAATTATAAGATGAACTTGTGTTTCAGGTATCAGTGGAGTGGATGATGCTCATGTGTTCATCAGTTCTGGTGAAGATGTCACTCTGTCCTGTAATAATGCTCTTCCTGACTGTACATCAACTACATGGAACTATAACAGATTCAGTCATTCAGCAGCAGTTGAACTGATTAAATTAGGGGAAATTAATAAAGACAAGGACAAAGACATAGAGAGACATgagagactgagtctggagtctgactgctctctgaacatcaGGAACATCTCAACAGAAGATTACGGATCTTACATCTGCAGACAATATGTGAATCACACAAAACAAGGAACTGATGCTGGtgtttatctgcatgttcttcatggtaattttataattatgtgGTCAA encodes the following:
- the LOC113094619 gene encoding uncharacterized protein LOC113094619, which translates into the protein MSDNNHLCLLGLIFLSSLLTGISGVDDAHVFISSGEDVTLSCNNALPDCTSTTWNYNRFSHSAAVELIKLGEINKDKDKDIERHERLSLESDCSLNIRNISTEDYGSYICRQYVNHTKQGTDAGVYLHVLHVSSSHTEISAGLSVTLFCRLYSYPRVPCHDLVSSERIHLFWVNQAGVKSDSRLQISSSSDHCIISLNTTLLNEDHNRDWRCEVTHRDQVKTSVTYTVKSS